One Nocardia farcinica genomic region harbors:
- a CDS encoding MFS transporter: MSRPRPDLATLGVVGTLHLVANIGYTFFVLTLSTILLGHGAPLSTAALLQVFGAVYGLRFLAAAVVDRVRCSGRGHYRGWLIRTQLLLVAAIVAVAPLDPVRQLPLVLAVTGLVLVVSAVHDSALAGLTVVRTAPLDRGLVNGVQVASASLSMLVGSSGALLLYARAGWTVTVLVLATVFVLPLAVLARMAEPENRAPARVPSPVLGYFRHRRNRWWALVMLPLFGSGIWLAYAPQHAILLAAGWSLDGIAVATATATVAQTLAAVLVGAVVVRYGLAATCLGLATAAVPAVLAALPAALGRAGPPLAVLALVGITVVYGGVLTCVAAVSMQWARAETAATDYTIPLSVEMLCVGLVQSAGLALAGLHLAVPVLAAAGLAVVGLAVAPRWIRGNLPASPRAVGDPVPAARVGP; encoded by the coding sequence ATGAGCAGGCCGCGGCCCGACCTCGCGACTCTCGGTGTGGTCGGCACCCTGCACCTCGTCGCCAACATCGGCTACACCTTCTTCGTCCTCACCCTGTCGACGATCCTGCTCGGTCACGGTGCGCCGCTGTCGACCGCGGCGTTGTTGCAGGTGTTCGGGGCGGTCTACGGCCTGCGGTTTCTCGCCGCGGCCGTGGTCGACCGAGTGCGGTGCAGCGGGCGCGGCCACTACCGCGGCTGGCTGATCCGCACCCAGCTGCTGCTGGTCGCCGCGATCGTCGCGGTCGCCCCGCTGGACCCGGTGCGGCAACTCCCGCTCGTGCTGGCGGTGACCGGGCTGGTCCTGGTGGTGTCGGCGGTGCACGACAGCGCGCTGGCGGGACTGACGGTCGTGCGCACGGCGCCGCTGGACCGCGGGCTCGTCAACGGGGTGCAGGTCGCCTCAGCGAGCCTGTCGATGCTGGTCGGTTCCAGCGGGGCGCTGCTGCTGTACGCGCGGGCCGGGTGGACGGTGACGGTGCTCGTGCTGGCGACGGTGTTCGTGCTGCCGCTGGCGGTGCTGGCCCGCATGGCGGAGCCGGAGAACCGCGCCCCGGCCCGCGTGCCGAGTCCGGTGCTCGGGTACTTCCGGCACCGGCGCAACCGGTGGTGGGCGCTGGTGATGCTGCCGCTCTTCGGCTCGGGCATCTGGCTCGCCTACGCGCCACAGCACGCGATCCTGCTGGCCGCGGGATGGAGCCTCGACGGCATCGCGGTCGCGACCGCGACGGCGACGGTGGCGCAGACGCTCGCGGCCGTGCTCGTCGGCGCGGTGGTGGTCCGCTACGGGCTCGCCGCCACCTGTCTGGGCCTCGCCACCGCTGCGGTCCCGGCCGTGCTCGCTGCGCTCCCGGCCGCCCTCGGCCGCGCGGGCCCGCCGCTGGCGGTGCTCGCGCTGGTCGGCATCACGGTGGTCTACGGCGGGGTCCTCACGTGCGTGGCGGCGGTGTCGATGCAGTGGGCCCGCGCCGAGACCGCCGCCACCGACTACACCATCCCGCTGTCGGTGGAGATGCTGTGTGTCGGTCTCGTCCAGTCGGCCGGGCTTGCCCTGGCGGGCCTGCACCTCGCCGTGCCCGTCCTCGCCGCCGCCGGCCTCGCGGTCGTGGGACTCGCCGTGGCGCCGCGCTGGATCCGCGGAAACCTGCCCGCATCACCCCGCGCGGTGGGGGATCCCGTCCCGGCGGCGCGCGTAGGCCCGTGA
- a CDS encoding ABC transporter ATP-binding protein: MTTTAPDVGLAAPGALSRLLAPVRTHLLVCAVLSAAGAVCGFLPYLAIAEIARAVLADGTAESVATVRLWVAVGIAGAAGRMVLLFASSRLGHYADARLLHDLRARMIRHLGALPLGWFTSNGSGRIKKRMTNDLEDMHILIAHALGEIVGAVVAVALGLTYLCSVDWRLTGAAVAALLMLAVSYRVAMRSASRHTARLIAAEADISSASVEYADGVAVVKTYGAGGRVLDRFDRAVRVHSRALAAWAAETKYSSALSRLLSSEMSLLTVLAVAGVALLAAGRMPAADLVPFLVVGIGLPTTINPAIQGSQGLRKGRAAAGNIEGLLRHPPLPEPANPALPDGARIEFDDVHFSYDGRTEVLRGVRAVCEPGTITALVGPSGAGKSTLAALVPRFHDVTGGAVRIGGVDVRDIPTERLLASMALVFQDVVLVRDTVTENIRLGRPEAGRDEVEAAAKAAAIHDVITALPDGYDTVLGEDVELSGGERQRLTIARAILSDAPIVVLDEATAALDPDSETAVQHALSALIAGRTVLVVAHRLHTITEADQILVLDDGRVVERGRHADLLAVNGRYARMWAAQHRASQD, encoded by the coding sequence ACCACCACCGCACCCGATGTCGGCCTGGCCGCACCCGGCGCCCTGTCCCGCCTGCTCGCACCCGTGCGCACCCACCTGCTGGTCTGCGCGGTGCTGTCGGCGGCCGGGGCCGTCTGCGGATTCCTGCCCTACCTGGCGATCGCCGAGATCGCCCGCGCCGTCCTGGCCGACGGCACCGCCGAGTCCGTCGCGACGGTTCGCCTCTGGGTGGCCGTCGGCATCGCCGGGGCCGCGGGACGCATGGTGCTGCTGTTCGCCTCGTCGCGGCTGGGCCACTACGCCGACGCACGGCTGCTCCACGACCTGCGGGCGCGCATGATCCGCCACCTCGGCGCACTGCCGCTGGGCTGGTTCACCAGCAACGGCTCCGGCCGGATCAAGAAGCGCATGACCAACGACCTCGAGGACATGCACATCCTGATCGCCCACGCGCTCGGCGAGATCGTGGGTGCGGTGGTGGCCGTCGCGCTCGGCCTGACCTACCTGTGCTCCGTCGACTGGCGGCTGACCGGCGCCGCGGTGGCGGCGCTGCTGATGCTCGCGGTGAGTTACCGGGTGGCGATGCGTTCGGCCAGCAGGCACACCGCGCGGCTGATCGCCGCCGAGGCCGACATCAGTTCGGCCAGCGTGGAATACGCCGACGGCGTGGCGGTGGTGAAGACCTACGGCGCGGGCGGACGGGTGCTGGACCGGTTCGACCGCGCGGTGCGCGTACACTCCCGTGCGCTCGCCGCGTGGGCCGCCGAGACGAAGTACAGCAGCGCGCTGTCGCGGCTGCTGTCCTCGGAGATGTCGCTGCTGACGGTCCTCGCGGTCGCCGGGGTGGCGCTGCTGGCCGCCGGCCGGATGCCCGCCGCGGATCTGGTGCCGTTCCTCGTGGTCGGCATCGGCCTGCCCACCACGATCAACCCCGCCATCCAGGGCTCGCAGGGACTGCGCAAGGGGCGGGCGGCCGCGGGCAACATCGAAGGGCTGCTGCGGCATCCGCCACTGCCCGAACCGGCGAACCCGGCCCTCCCCGACGGCGCGCGGATCGAATTCGACGACGTCCACTTCTCCTACGACGGCCGCACCGAGGTCCTGCGCGGGGTGCGCGCGGTGTGCGAGCCGGGCACGATCACCGCGCTGGTCGGCCCGTCCGGCGCGGGGAAATCGACCCTCGCCGCCCTGGTCCCCCGGTTCCACGACGTGACCGGCGGTGCCGTGCGGATCGGCGGGGTGGACGTGCGCGACATCCCCACCGAACGCCTGCTCGCCTCGATGGCACTGGTGTTCCAGGACGTCGTGCTCGTGCGCGACACCGTCACCGAGAACATCCGGCTCGGGCGACCCGAGGCCGGGCGGGACGAGGTCGAGGCCGCGGCGAAGGCGGCCGCGATCCACGACGTCATCACCGCCCTCCCCGACGGCTACGACACGGTGCTCGGCGAGGACGTGGAACTGTCCGGCGGCGAACGGCAACGGCTCACCATCGCCAGGGCGATCCTGTCCGACGCGCCGATCGTGGTGCTCGACGAAGCGACCGCCGCGCTCGACCCGGACAGCGAAACCGCCGTGCAGCACGCGCTCTCGGCGCTGATCGCCGGGCGGACCGTCCTGGTCGTGGCCCACCGCCTGCACACGATCACCGAAGCCGACCAGATCCTCGTCCTCGACGACGGCCGCGTCGTCGAACGCGGACGCCACGCCGACCTGCTCGCCGTGAACGGGCGCTACGCGCGGATGTGGGCCGCCCAGCACCGCGCGTCCCAGGACTGA
- the folE gene encoding GTP cyclohydrolase I FolE, producing the protein MSHPALRVVPDSGAIDLTAAERAAADFLTALGVSLDDEHLRATPGRMARAYAELFTPRSFDLTTFPNEEGYDELVLARRIPLRSVCEHHLLPFVGVAHVGYLPGDRILGLSKLARVVEHFSRRPQVQERLTKQVADWLAEHLRPRGVGVVIDAEHTCMTLRGVQAVGTSTVTSTMLGTLREDPRSRQEFFSLTGIAP; encoded by the coding sequence GTGTCCCACCCCGCGCTACGGGTCGTGCCCGATTCCGGTGCCATCGATCTGACCGCCGCCGAACGCGCGGCCGCCGACTTCCTCACCGCCCTCGGCGTCTCCCTCGACGACGAACACCTGCGCGCCACGCCGGGCCGCATGGCGCGGGCCTACGCCGAGCTGTTCACCCCGCGGTCGTTCGATCTGACCACCTTCCCCAACGAGGAAGGCTACGACGAGCTCGTTCTCGCGCGCCGCATCCCGCTGCGTTCGGTGTGCGAGCATCACCTGCTGCCGTTCGTCGGCGTCGCGCACGTCGGCTACCTGCCCGGCGACCGCATCCTCGGCCTGTCGAAACTGGCGCGCGTGGTCGAGCACTTCTCCCGCCGCCCGCAGGTGCAGGAACGGCTCACCAAGCAGGTCGCCGACTGGCTGGCCGAACACCTGCGCCCGCGCGGGGTCGGCGTCGTGATCGACGCCGAGCACACCTGTATGACGTTGCGCGGCGTGCAAGCCGTCGGCACCAGCACGGTCACCTCCACCATGCTCGGCACACTGCGCGAGGACCCGAGATCGCGCCAGGAGTTCTTCTCCCTGACCGGTATCGCACCCTGA
- a CDS encoding DUF488 domain-containing protein, whose translation MSGPVTPRRVYDPHTPEDGARVLVDRVWPRGVRKDDLAPVEWLKDVAPSTELRRWYGHDTERFAEFRRRYLAELRTSPAREAVEHLRRAVADGPVTLLTATRDLEHSQAAVLAEVLRRRPTRSTRQDDTEA comes from the coding sequence ATGAGCGGTCCGGTCACTCCGCGCAGGGTCTACGATCCGCACACACCCGAGGACGGCGCCCGGGTTCTGGTCGATCGGGTCTGGCCGCGCGGGGTGCGCAAGGACGACCTCGCTCCCGTGGAGTGGTTGAAGGACGTCGCGCCCTCGACCGAGCTGCGCAGGTGGTACGGCCACGACACCGAGCGGTTCGCCGAGTTCCGGCGCCGGTACCTGGCCGAATTGCGCACGAGCCCGGCACGCGAAGCCGTCGAGCACCTGCGCCGCGCGGTCGCCGACGGACCGGTGACCTTGCTGACGGCCACCCGGGACCTCGAGCACAGCCAGGCCGCGGTGCTGGCCGAGGTGCTCCGCCGCCGCCCGACCCGAAGCACCCGCCAGGACGACACGGAAGCCTGA
- a CDS encoding ABC transporter ATP-binding protein translates to MITNLYRLAPHPGLLVRLGALNAVQSILQGLLLGSAIPILRALLQPQPRFDEAAPWLAAAAAGLVAYAVLTVLTTPVAFAAAVDLTAQIRHRIIRHVATVPMGWFTAEHKAQLTRATTADANNIGHLAVTIGAPAVTSLLTPLTIVAMTFAVDWRLALLLAAVLPPALLALRRAGRIASQADIELEEAATELAGRAVELGQAQPVLRAAGQAGTGTARMRAALDEHRAVYRRGLRRSMVPDLTFTAVVMAGFAAVLVAAAALVAEGQLPAADLVALLVLATRFLEPLGNLVELIGAVHAMNNAAVRVRALLDTPALPTRDHPVPVPADCVVEFDEVTFTYPGARTPALRGVSVHCPAGSTTALVGPSGSGKTTITRLVARFFDPDRGAVRLGGVDLRELDPHALLDRIAIVFQDVYLFDDTIEENLRIARPDATRADLAAAATAARLDEVIERLPDGWATRVGEGGSRLSGGERQRVAIARAFLKRAPIVLIDEAASALDPENEHAVAAAIAELAADPARTVLVIAHRPATIAAADRVVALMDGRVVEAGTVAELRSGTGVFATLQRRFAQAAAWRLTPADA, encoded by the coding sequence ATGATCACCAACCTCTACCGGCTCGCACCCCATCCCGGCCTGCTGGTGCGGCTGGGCGCCCTCAACGCCGTCCAGTCGATCCTGCAGGGCCTGCTGCTGGGCAGTGCGATCCCGATCCTGCGGGCGTTGCTCCAGCCCCAGCCCCGGTTCGACGAGGCCGCGCCCTGGCTGGCCGCCGCCGCTGCCGGTCTCGTCGCCTACGCGGTGTTGACGGTCCTGACCACACCGGTCGCGTTCGCCGCCGCCGTCGATCTGACCGCGCAGATCCGGCACCGGATCATCCGCCATGTCGCCACCGTGCCGATGGGCTGGTTCACCGCCGAACACAAGGCGCAGTTGACGCGGGCGACCACCGCCGACGCCAACAACATCGGCCACCTGGCCGTCACCATCGGCGCTCCCGCGGTGACCTCGCTGCTCACGCCGCTGACGATCGTGGCGATGACCTTCGCCGTCGACTGGCGGCTGGCCCTGCTGCTGGCCGCCGTGCTGCCGCCCGCGCTGCTGGCGCTGCGCCGGGCCGGGCGGATCGCCTCGCAGGCCGACATCGAATTGGAGGAGGCGGCGACCGAACTGGCCGGGCGGGCGGTCGAGCTGGGACAGGCGCAGCCGGTGCTGCGGGCGGCGGGTCAGGCGGGCACCGGCACCGCCCGGATGCGGGCGGCGCTGGACGAACACCGGGCGGTCTACCGGCGGGGCCTGCGGCGTTCGATGGTCCCCGACCTGACCTTCACCGCCGTCGTGATGGCCGGTTTCGCCGCGGTCCTGGTCGCCGCCGCCGCGCTGGTCGCCGAGGGGCAGCTGCCCGCGGCCGACCTGGTGGCGCTGCTGGTGCTCGCCACCCGCTTCCTCGAACCGCTGGGCAACCTCGTCGAACTCATCGGCGCCGTCCACGCGATGAACAACGCCGCGGTGCGGGTGCGGGCCCTGCTCGACACCCCGGCACTGCCCACCCGCGACCACCCGGTCCCGGTGCCCGCCGACTGCGTGGTCGAGTTCGACGAGGTGACCTTCACCTATCCCGGCGCCCGCACGCCGGCCCTGCGCGGGGTGTCCGTGCACTGCCCGGCCGGCAGCACCACCGCCCTCGTCGGCCCGTCCGGCTCCGGGAAGACGACGATCACCCGGCTCGTCGCCCGGTTCTTCGATCCCGACCGGGGCGCGGTCCGCCTCGGCGGCGTCGACCTGCGGGAGCTGGACCCGCACGCGCTGCTCGACCGGATCGCGATCGTGTTCCAGGACGTCTACCTGTTCGACGACACCATCGAGGAGAACCTGCGCATCGCCCGGCCCGACGCGACCCGCGCCGACCTGGCCGCGGCCGCCACGGCGGCCCGGCTCGACGAGGTGATCGAGCGGCTTCCGGACGGGTGGGCCACCCGGGTCGGCGAAGGCGGGTCGCGGTTGTCCGGCGGCGAGCGCCAGCGCGTGGCGATCGCCCGAGCGTTCCTGAAGCGCGCGCCGATCGTCCTCATCGACGAGGCCGCCTCCGCGCTGGACCCGGAGAACGAGCACGCGGTCGCCGCCGCGATCGCCGAACTCGCCGCCGATCCGGCCCGCACCGTCCTGGTGATCGCCCATCGGCCGGCCACGATCGCCGCCGCCGACCGGGTCGTCGCCCTGATGGACGGGCGCGTGGTCGAAGCGGGCACGGTGGCCGAATTGCGAAGCGGGACCGGGGTGTTCGCGACATTGCAGCGCCGGTTCGCGCAGGCCGCGGCCTGGCGGCTCACCCCGGCCGATGCATGA